The following are encoded together in the ANME-2 cluster archaeon genome:
- a CDS encoding iron-sulfur cluster assembly accessory protein gives MIEVTELAAGELKTLLEQENKQDHALRIFIAGMGCSGLSYGMTLDDTKKDDDLETTSNGVRLLMNSDIQESLDGAEIDYIDNEHGKGFVINNPNAPKCGSGCSC, from the coding sequence ATGATCGAAGTAACAGAATTAGCAGCAGGGGAATTGAAAACTCTCCTGGAACAGGAAAATAAACAGGATCATGCACTGCGTATTTTTATAGCAGGTATGGGCTGCAGCGGTCTCAGTTACGGGATGACCCTGGATGACACAAAGAAAGATGATGACCTGGAAACAACCAGCAATGGTGTCAGGTTGCTTATGAACTCAGACATCCAGGAATCTCTGGATGGCGCAGAGATCGATTATATTGACAACGAACACGGCAAAGGTTTTGTGATCAACAATCCCAATGCACCCAAGTGCGGTTCAGGCTGTTCCTGTTAA